The proteins below come from a single bacterium genomic window:
- a CDS encoding S8 family serine peptidase, whose product MNRLLPLVLLLAVLRWSPAASSLAEAWRDPRLDAPARLLLEECRLADPAAGLTSRGPFPPADGAGRRGWFILGEPGWRPTLDPDQVRWRAGERWLLDLDGPALEKLLADPGLRAVSAEGRLEPCLDLALPLSGAHLVQAGAPELSRPYDGAGTLVGVIDSGIDPAHRDFWLDGRCRILRLWDQVAGGLFDRAALEAGAAGNRDPDGHGTHVAAIAAGGGRSAPGGAGGGPFIGHAPAAELLVVRSTLSEGDILRAAEWIFATADQLGRPCVINLSLETHLGAHDGSSTLENELEAMSGPGRLLVCAAGNAAAAGRHASAEYNSSRSLAFTTTEGDGLYLDAWLDSPDAPAVSLLLPDGSRREPGPAGLQAGWFVQLAPPALEGGRWRVLLRLEQGRAGEAFQLQLSHGGPGFRSLHAWGGGLAFAQPDPASTLGIPATGDSMLVAGALLHRLVWTDEPGRRWQYSEGAVGEAAPFSARGPRVDGLARPHVLMPGQGVFSAMSAALAADPAWSRWRHADGAHILRQGTSMAAPALAGLIALALEREPRLSFRQADSLLRLAAPEDWSPARGHGLPDAVRLLGFLQAGLSRLEARPGLDEVELTWKLGSTHPGGWQALLRRDEAGEAEVWREEATAGDWRVTAAAPHSPLEFVVEVRDEDGTLLDRLATGSLTLLAARHPRLLALWPNPVPGRRLQLELISPAAVEQPWTLLNLGGARVAGGRLVLGRGRQGLVLELPAKLAAGTYLLQVGEPGAGWPLTLLP is encoded by the coding sequence ATGAACCGTCTCCTGCCGCTGGTGCTGCTCCTGGCCGTGCTGCGTTGGTCGCCGGCCGCTTCCTCCCTGGCGGAGGCTTGGCGCGATCCCCGCCTGGACGCCCCGGCCCGCCTCCTGCTCGAGGAGTGCCGCCTGGCCGACCCCGCGGCGGGCCTCACCAGCCGGGGGCCCTTTCCGCCGGCGGACGGAGCGGGCCGGCGCGGCTGGTTCATCCTGGGGGAGCCCGGCTGGCGCCCCACCCTGGATCCGGACCAGGTGCGCTGGCGCGCGGGGGAGCGCTGGCTGCTTGATCTGGACGGCCCCGCGCTGGAGAAGCTGCTGGCCGACCCCGGCCTGCGGGCCGTGTCGGCCGAGGGTCGGCTGGAGCCCTGTCTTGACCTGGCCCTGCCCCTCAGCGGCGCCCACCTGGTCCAGGCGGGGGCCCCCGAGCTGAGCCGGCCCTATGACGGCGCCGGCACGCTGGTGGGCGTCATCGACAGCGGGATCGACCCGGCCCACCGGGACTTCTGGCTGGATGGGCGCTGCCGCATCCTGCGGCTCTGGGACCAGGTGGCGGGCGGCCTGTTCGACCGGGCGGCGCTGGAGGCAGGAGCGGCGGGCAACCGCGATCCCGACGGCCACGGCACGCACGTGGCGGCCATCGCGGCGGGCGGGGGCCGCTCGGCCCCGGGCGGGGCGGGCGGCGGACCCTTCATCGGCCACGCCCCCGCCGCCGAACTCCTGGTCGTGCGCAGCACCCTGAGCGAAGGGGACATCCTGCGGGCGGCGGAGTGGATCTTCGCCACGGCCGACCAGCTGGGCCGGCCCTGCGTCATCAACCTCAGCCTCGAGACCCATCTGGGCGCCCACGACGGCAGCTCGACGCTCGAGAACGAGCTGGAGGCGATGAGCGGCCCCGGCCGTCTCCTCGTCTGCGCGGCGGGCAACGCGGCGGCCGCGGGCCGCCACGCCAGCGCCGAGTACAACAGCAGCCGGAGCCTGGCCTTCACCACCACCGAGGGTGACGGTCTCTACCTGGACGCCTGGCTCGATAGTCCGGACGCCCCCGCTGTCAGCCTCCTGCTGCCCGACGGCAGCCGGCGGGAGCCGGGCCCCGCCGGCTTGCAGGCCGGGTGGTTCGTCCAGCTGGCGCCCCCCGCCCTGGAGGGGGGACGCTGGCGCGTCCTGCTGCGCCTGGAGCAGGGGCGGGCCGGCGAGGCCTTCCAGCTGCAGCTGAGCCACGGCGGCCCCGGCTTCCGCTCCCTGCACGCCTGGGGGGGCGGACTGGCTTTCGCCCAACCCGATCCGGCCAGCACCCTGGGCATTCCCGCCACGGGAGACTCCATGCTGGTGGCCGGCGCCCTGCTCCATCGCCTGGTGTGGACGGATGAGCCCGGCCGGCGCTGGCAATACAGCGAGGGCGCGGTGGGGGAGGCCGCCCCCTTCTCGGCCCGCGGCCCCCGGGTGGACGGGCTGGCGCGGCCCCACGTCCTGATGCCGGGCCAGGGCGTGTTCAGCGCCATGAGTGCCGCCCTCGCCGCCGATCCAGCCTGGTCGCGCTGGCGGCACGCGGACGGAGCCCACATCCTGCGCCAGGGGACGAGCATGGCGGCCCCCGCCCTGGCCGGGCTGATCGCCCTCGCCCTCGAACGGGAGCCGCGCCTCTCCTTCCGCCAGGCGGACAGCCTGCTGCGTCTGGCCGCCCCCGAGGACTGGAGTCCGGCACGCGGCCACGGCCTTCCCGACGCCGTCCGCCTGCTGGGCTTCCTCCAGGCGGGTCTGTCGCGCCTGGAGGCCCGCCCCGGCCTGGACGAGGTGGAACTCACCTGGAAGCTGGGCAGCACGCACCCCGGCGGCTGGCAGGCGCTGCTGCGGCGCGACGAGGCCGGCGAGGCGGAAGTCTGGCGCGAGGAGGCCACGGCCGGGGACTGGCGGGTGACGGCGGCGGCGCCCCATTCACCCCTGGAGTTCGTGGTGGAGGTGCGCGACGAGGATGGGACCCTGCTGGACCGGCTGGCCACCGGCAGCCTCACCCTGCTGGCGGCGCGGCACCCGCGCCTGCTGGCCCTCTGGCCCAATCCCGTCCCCGGGCGGCGTCTCCAACTGGAGCTGATCTCCCCCGCAGCGGTCGAGCAGCCCTGGACCCTGCTCAATCTGGGCGGGGCGCGGGTGGCGGGCGGCCGCCTCGTCCTTGGGCGGGGGCGGCAAGGGCTGGTCCTGGAATTGCCCGCCAAGCTGGCGGCGGGGACCTACTTACTTCAGGTGGGGGAGCCGGGGGCGGGCTGGCCGCTGACCCTGCTGCCCTGA
- the alr gene encoding alanine racemase produces the protein MSFLEEYHIDHQPCLPLRPTQVWTNPAALRHNLALLGERCGLGPAGVMAVVKANGYGHGMLAAARAFLAAGAGALAVGFVEEGILLRREGLACPILVMGGLVENQIPAFLDYDLEMTVSSLHKARQVQACLEATAPSMAGRRAAVHLKIDTGMERIGVHAAGGEAFLRAAAALDRLEIRGVYSHLANAEGEDPALVDEPLAPFLALRRAVEGLLPPTCRWHIANSAAAVTRPETALDLVRPGLLLYGVQHDPARPLLPAARPALRWTSAVVYFKVVEAGAGVSYGHLWRAPHRTRLATVPVGYGDGYPRGMTGRAEVLIRGRRLPVVGAICMDQLMVDLGPDGTAYNGDEVVLVGRQGDDEIRVEDLARWQGTIPYEILTGISERVPRRLAEL, from the coding sequence GTGAGTTTTCTTGAGGAATACCATATCGACCACCAGCCCTGCCTGCCCCTGCGGCCGACCCAGGTGTGGACCAATCCGGCGGCCCTGCGCCACAACCTGGCCTTGTTGGGGGAGCGCTGTGGATTGGGTCCCGCCGGGGTGATGGCCGTGGTCAAGGCCAACGGATACGGCCACGGCATGCTGGCGGCGGCCCGCGCCTTCCTGGCGGCGGGCGCCGGGGCACTGGCGGTCGGCTTCGTCGAAGAGGGGATCCTGCTGCGGCGGGAAGGTCTGGCCTGCCCCATCCTCGTGATGGGCGGCCTGGTGGAGAACCAGATTCCCGCCTTCCTTGACTACGACCTGGAGATGACGGTCTCCTCGCTGCACAAGGCCCGCCAGGTCCAGGCCTGCCTGGAGGCGACGGCCCCGTCCATGGCGGGGCGCCGCGCCGCCGTCCATCTCAAGATCGACACCGGCATGGAGCGCATCGGCGTCCACGCCGCCGGGGGCGAGGCCTTCCTGCGGGCCGCCGCCGCCCTGGACCGCCTGGAGATCCGCGGCGTCTACTCCCACCTGGCCAACGCCGAAGGGGAGGATCCCGCCCTGGTGGATGAGCCCCTGGCCCCTTTCCTCGCCCTGCGCCGGGCGGTGGAGGGTCTGCTGCCGCCCACGTGCCGCTGGCACATCGCCAACTCGGCGGCGGCGGTCACGCGGCCGGAGACGGCCCTTGACCTGGTGCGGCCCGGCCTGCTCCTTTACGGCGTGCAGCACGACCCGGCCCGCCCCCTGCTCCCGGCGGCCCGGCCCGCCCTGCGCTGGACCAGCGCCGTCGTCTACTTCAAGGTGGTGGAGGCGGGCGCGGGCGTCTCCTACGGCCACCTCTGGCGCGCCCCCCACCGCACGCGCCTGGCCACCGTGCCCGTCGGCTACGGGGACGGCTATCCCCGCGGCATGACCGGACGGGCCGAGGTGCTCATCCGCGGCCGGCGCCTGCCCGTGGTGGGAGCCATCTGCATGGACCAGCTGATGGTGGACCTGGGTCCCGATGGCACGGCCTACAACGGGGACGAGGTGGTGCTGGTGGGACGCCAGGGCGACGATGAGATCCGCGTGGAGGATCTGGCCCGCTGGCAGGGCACCATCCCCTATGAGATCCTCACCGGCATCTCGGAGCGGGTGCCGCGACGCCTGGCCGAGCTCTGA
- a CDS encoding T9SS type A sorting domain-containing protein codes for MKLLPGSRESRWCCCVALTLALAWPALADTASPLYQYQTKATVARYDNGLATVGQTEPAARPVRPGALRTQTDPVMCATDYVWCPTNPAIGCDTSPDWCFFTDPQTCTTNIEWCHTDPSWGCQPTTDPAFDCSTDPGFGCVPTDPFWGCTTDPAVCLTDPFYCATDPQWCFTDPVYCSTTDPAFGCVPTDPQWCVTDPQWCATDPVNCMTDPVFCATDPQWCVTDFMWCATDPQWCATDPQWCLTDPVTCPVVGAEERPSGLFLSEPVPNPFNPFTTLSFSLPETGAARLAVYDLSGRLVKELVNGLTPRGTSRVLFDGSELPSGLYVYILETQGQVLQNKMLLVK; via the coding sequence ATGAAACTGCTGCCTGGCTCGCGGGAAAGTCGATGGTGTTGCTGTGTCGCGTTGACGCTGGCCCTGGCGTGGCCGGCGCTGGCCGACACGGCGTCACCCCTCTACCAGTACCAGACGAAAGCGACGGTGGCCCGCTACGACAACGGCCTGGCCACCGTGGGACAGACGGAGCCCGCCGCCCGGCCGGTCCGTCCGGGTGCCCTGCGCACCCAGACCGACCCGGTCATGTGCGCCACGGATTATGTCTGGTGCCCGACCAATCCGGCCATCGGCTGCGACACCAGCCCGGACTGGTGCTTCTTCACCGATCCGCAGACCTGCACGACCAACATCGAGTGGTGCCACACCGATCCCAGTTGGGGCTGCCAACCCACGACCGATCCGGCCTTCGACTGTTCGACGGACCCCGGCTTTGGTTGCGTTCCCACGGATCCTTTCTGGGGTTGCACGACGGATCCGGCCGTCTGCTTGACCGATCCCTTCTACTGCGCCACCGACCCGCAATGGTGTTTCACGGATCCTGTCTATTGCTCCACAACCGACCCGGCCTTTGGCTGTGTACCGACGGACCCGCAGTGGTGCGTCACGGATCCGCAGTGGTGCGCCACGGATCCCGTGAATTGCATGACGGATCCCGTCTTCTGCGCGACGGATCCGCAGTGGTGCGTCACGGACTTCATGTGGTGCGCGACCGATCCGCAGTGGTGCGCCACCGATCCGCAGTGGTGCCTGACGGACCCGGTCACCTGCCCGGTGGTGGGCGCCGAGGAGCGGCCCAGCGGCCTCTTCCTGAGCGAGCCGGTTCCCAATCCCTTCAACCCCTTCACCACCCTCAGCTTCTCGCTGCCTGAGACAGGAGCGGCGCGCTTGGCCGTCTACGACCTGAGCGGCCGCCTGGTGAAGGAGCTGGTCAACGGCCTGACGCCGCGCGGAACCAGCCGTGTCCTCTTTGACGGCAGCGAGCTGCCCAGCGGTCTCTATGTCTACATCCTGGAGACCCAGGGACAGGTGCTGCAGAACAAGATGCTCCTGGTCAAGTAA
- a CDS encoding DUF4350 domain-containing protein yields the protein MKPQAGRASVLLLALVGDLLVCLALLIASGLAPPLLAGPGALLAALSYALGLPLLCSAQPSSRLSWRLLLLLPLPLLAVAAPLPAGSALLWLGLVLLRCWGKTERLRLLSRLALLGTVASILIALPPTWWLFEWMAQAQSALLAWLAGRPLRLGEGPLLHLPLFFLLRGAAAWRGDGSPRRLTGALAGFLLQTLVVSQGWRLGWLDAQALQTWLPLGLFPLYFLMDESAARMGSPAAGAGGRPLHRWSPLPPLLAALLLALCLAPPPARLDGLEVGLRREGLWSGERPIGEDGASPRLGGFIAVLEAWGARVGVHDDETLRQGPPGRVLFLVQPDQPLDDELRRSLRAWMEGGGVLVAVGEHTHVHGIGEGLGSLLADYHIRLRDDCAIPSLNGWLWSHNLRFLHAPATTGLRDSQHLGVSIGASLELAWPAQPLVTGSLAFADAGKADNPRGRMGNTRPDAGERLGAVPLIAAEQVGRGLLVVLGDKSPLMSLNNPLVWPFYLNLAGRQAERQPWRDNPFLLGGLALLLAGGLLPFLRAAPSRREALVATLLAAALWWPLRLPGLPPPAPGTRGDLVWIDSSHQPNWIHPPDHDWSARALVEASHRSGALPLNLPLLDEELLAGGRALLLAGPARAWSKREIALLRRYVEKGGRLVVAADGRRRAPLGELLAEFGLALDEVPLGAAPEVVDGAGRPLGFTFWEAWPLLDLAGGADTLASCWGLPLALKRGVGEGQVIVVGDERLFSRWSLEGPSRSGTWRSTASRFRNQAPLLPRIQPTPEKIRFLQSLAPGATTTPAIAAGPPRGAPAATAGLDEPGLRRRWALALLGCVEDQRPPLTRREPGGAP from the coding sequence GTGAAGCCTCAGGCCGGACGAGCATCGGTCCTACTCCTCGCCCTCGTGGGCGACCTGCTGGTCTGTCTGGCTCTTTTGATCGCCAGCGGCTTGGCGCCGCCCCTCCTGGCCGGGCCCGGCGCGCTGCTGGCCGCCCTCTCGTATGCGCTGGGCCTGCCCCTTCTCTGCAGCGCCCAGCCCTCCAGCCGCCTCTCCTGGCGTCTCCTCCTGCTCCTGCCCCTGCCCCTGCTGGCCGTCGCGGCGCCGTTGCCGGCCGGGTCCGCCCTGCTGTGGTTGGGCCTGGTCCTGCTGCGGTGCTGGGGGAAGACGGAGCGCCTGCGCCTCCTCTCCCGGCTGGCCCTGCTCGGCACGGTGGCGAGCATCCTCATCGCCCTGCCGCCCACCTGGTGGCTCTTCGAGTGGATGGCCCAGGCCCAGTCCGCCCTGCTGGCCTGGCTCGCCGGCCGCCCGCTTCGCCTGGGCGAGGGACCCTTGCTGCACTTGCCCCTCTTCTTCCTGCTGCGGGGCGCGGCCGCTTGGCGCGGCGACGGCTCCCCCCGCCGCCTGACGGGGGCCCTGGCCGGCTTTCTGCTGCAGACACTCGTCGTCAGCCAAGGCTGGCGGTTGGGCTGGCTGGACGCCCAGGCCCTCCAGACCTGGCTGCCCCTCGGCCTGTTCCCGCTCTACTTCCTGATGGACGAGAGCGCCGCGCGGATGGGGTCGCCGGCGGCGGGGGCGGGCGGCCGCCCTCTCCACCGCTGGTCGCCCCTCCCGCCCCTGCTCGCCGCCCTGCTGCTGGCCCTCTGCCTGGCACCGCCCCCGGCGCGTCTGGACGGCCTGGAGGTCGGCCTGCGCCGGGAGGGGCTCTGGTCGGGTGAGCGGCCCATCGGCGAGGACGGCGCCAGTCCCCGCCTGGGCGGTTTCATCGCCGTGCTGGAGGCCTGGGGCGCCCGGGTCGGCGTCCACGACGATGAGACGCTGCGCCAGGGACCGCCCGGCCGCGTCCTCTTCCTCGTGCAGCCGGACCAGCCGCTGGACGATGAGCTGCGCCGCTCGCTGCGCGCCTGGATGGAGGGGGGCGGCGTCCTGGTGGCGGTGGGGGAGCACACCCATGTCCACGGCATTGGAGAAGGGCTGGGCAGCCTGCTGGCGGATTACCACATCCGCCTGCGGGACGACTGCGCCATTCCCAGCTTGAACGGCTGGCTGTGGAGCCACAACCTGCGCTTCCTCCACGCGCCGGCCACAACCGGCCTGCGGGACAGCCAGCATCTGGGCGTCAGCATCGGAGCCAGCCTGGAACTCGCCTGGCCCGCCCAGCCCCTCGTCACGGGCAGCCTGGCCTTCGCCGACGCGGGCAAGGCGGACAATCCGCGGGGCCGCATGGGCAACACCCGGCCCGATGCCGGGGAACGCCTGGGCGCGGTGCCTCTCATCGCCGCGGAGCAGGTGGGTCGAGGCTTGCTGGTCGTGCTGGGGGACAAGTCGCCCCTGATGAGCCTGAACAATCCCCTCGTCTGGCCCTTCTACCTCAACCTGGCTGGCCGCCAGGCGGAGCGGCAGCCCTGGCGGGACAATCCCTTCCTCCTGGGCGGACTGGCTCTTCTGCTGGCCGGCGGCCTCCTGCCCTTCCTGCGGGCCGCCCCCTCGCGCCGTGAAGCCCTGGTGGCGACGCTGCTGGCAGCCGCCCTCTGGTGGCCGCTGCGTCTCCCCGGATTGCCGCCGCCCGCCCCCGGGACACGGGGGGATCTGGTCTGGATCGACAGCAGCCACCAGCCCAACTGGATCCATCCGCCGGATCACGACTGGAGCGCCCGCGCCCTGGTGGAGGCCAGCCACCGCTCAGGCGCGCTGCCCCTGAACCTGCCCCTGCTGGACGAGGAGCTGCTGGCCGGCGGCCGCGCCCTCCTGCTGGCCGGTCCGGCCCGCGCCTGGAGCAAGCGTGAGATCGCCCTGCTCCGGCGCTACGTGGAGAAGGGCGGCCGCCTGGTCGTGGCCGCCGACGGGCGACGCCGCGCGCCGCTCGGCGAGCTGCTGGCCGAATTCGGCCTGGCCCTGGACGAGGTGCCCCTGGGTGCGGCGCCGGAGGTGGTGGACGGCGCGGGGCGCCCGCTGGGCTTCACCTTCTGGGAGGCTTGGCCCCTGCTCGATCTGGCGGGCGGGGCCGACACCCTGGCCTCCTGCTGGGGTCTGCCCCTCGCCCTTAAGCGGGGCGTGGGCGAGGGCCAGGTCATCGTGGTGGGGGACGAACGACTCTTCAGCCGCTGGTCCTTGGAGGGTCCCTCCCGATCGGGGACCTGGCGCAGCACGGCCTCGCGCTTCCGCAACCAGGCGCCCCTCCTGCCTCGCATCCAGCCCACGCCGGAGAAGATCCGCTTCCTGCAGTCCCTCGCCCCGGGCGCCACAACAACCCCGGCCATAGCGGCCGGACCGCCCCGCGGCGCACCGGCGGCCACGGCCGGCCTGGATGAGCCGGGATTGCGGCGGCGCTGGGCGCTGGCCCTGCTGGGCTGCGTCGAGGATCAGCGACCGCCCTTGACGCGCAGGGAGCCGGGAGGGGCGCCGTGA
- a CDS encoding HAD hydrolase family protein, whose amino-acid sequence MRALLTDLDGTLRDGAAGVPAANWEALRRLGRHGVTRVVATGRSLHHVERVLEREAPVDWVIFASGAGWRRWPDGPCRALPGLSPRRAAELGVWLDGLGLSYSLHDPVPASHCFQFREGRLDGTDFRLRLERNRRHGRPLPAGPPVPDLWPRGASQALVIVPPGEDWPVRLAAGAPDLRLLHSTSPLDGRSQWIELQPAGVGKGAAAATLLAELGIGREGCLAVGNDFNDLDLLEWAGRAAVVGNAPPELRARFTTWAACPEGGLAQAIEDGWSREAAD is encoded by the coding sequence ATGCGGGCCTTGCTCACCGACCTGGACGGAACCCTGCGCGACGGCGCCGCGGGCGTGCCCGCCGCCAACTGGGAAGCGCTGCGGCGCCTGGGCCGACACGGCGTGACGCGGGTGGTGGCCACCGGCCGCAGCCTTCACCATGTGGAGCGGGTGCTGGAGCGGGAGGCGCCCGTGGACTGGGTCATTTTCGCCTCGGGGGCCGGCTGGCGCCGCTGGCCCGACGGTCCCTGCCGGGCGCTGCCGGGCCTCTCCCCGCGGCGGGCCGCCGAATTGGGCGTCTGGCTGGACGGCCTGGGTCTCAGCTACAGCCTGCACGATCCGGTTCCCGCCAGCCACTGCTTCCAGTTCCGGGAGGGACGGCTGGACGGCACCGACTTCCGCCTCCGCCTGGAGCGGAACCGCCGCCACGGCCGCCCCCTCCCCGCCGGACCGCCCGTTCCGGACCTGTGGCCTCGGGGCGCCAGCCAAGCCCTGGTCATCGTGCCGCCGGGCGAGGACTGGCCTGTCCGCCTGGCGGCGGGCGCTCCCGATCTGCGCCTCCTGCATTCGACCAGCCCCCTCGATGGCCGCAGCCAGTGGATCGAGCTGCAGCCGGCGGGCGTCGGCAAGGGCGCGGCGGCGGCGACCCTGCTGGCGGAGCTGGGCATCGGGCGGGAGGGCTGCCTGGCCGTGGGCAACGATTTCAACGACCTGGACCTGCTGGAATGGGCGGGGCGCGCCGCCGTCGTGGGGAACGCGCCGCCCGAGCTGCGCGCCCGGTTCACCACCTGGGCGGCCTGCCCGGAGGGCGGACTGGCGCAGGCGATCGAGGACGGGTGGTCCCGGGAGGCGGCGGATTGA
- a CDS encoding glycerophosphodiester phosphodiesterase family protein yields MKIIAHRGASAHFPEQSGAAIAAAWAQGADGVEVDLRLTADRRLLLQHDASLLRCCGDARRVAQLDSRQRHGLNACHGRPDLPAEAPLMVEEFLERVPPGRLAVLELKEGPAQAEALARALGRRHRDIWLISFHRDTLRHCQRLLPDLPILWLRKGRQPPLPRTRRAWMRTVAAAGWAGLDLADSLVDRVMAAELAAAGLTLGVWTVDDPRRARELEDLGVAWLTSNRPGEINRKWP; encoded by the coding sequence TTGAAGATCATCGCCCACCGCGGCGCCTCCGCCCACTTCCCGGAGCAGAGCGGGGCGGCAATCGCGGCCGCCTGGGCCCAGGGCGCGGACGGCGTCGAGGTGGACCTGCGCCTCACCGCCGACCGCCGCCTCCTGCTCCAGCACGACGCCAGTCTCCTGCGCTGCTGTGGCGACGCCCGGCGCGTGGCTCAGCTGGATTCCCGCCAACGGCACGGACTCAACGCCTGCCACGGTCGGCCCGACCTGCCCGCCGAGGCTCCCTTGATGGTCGAGGAGTTCCTGGAGCGGGTGCCGCCCGGCCGTCTGGCCGTGCTGGAATTGAAGGAGGGTCCCGCCCAGGCGGAGGCCCTGGCGCGGGCGCTGGGCCGCCGCCACCGGGACATCTGGCTCATCTCCTTTCACCGGGACACCCTGCGGCATTGCCAGCGGCTTCTGCCCGACCTGCCCATCCTCTGGCTGCGCAAAGGTCGACAGCCGCCCCTGCCCCGCACCCGCCGGGCATGGATGAGGACGGTGGCCGCGGCGGGCTGGGCCGGGCTGGATCTGGCGGACAGCCTGGTGGACCGGGTCATGGCCGCGGAACTGGCCGCCGCCGGGCTGACCCTGGGTGTCTGGACGGTGGACGATCCCCGGCGGGCGAGGGAGTTGGAAGACCTGGGCGTGGCCTGGCTGACCAGCAACCGGCCGGGAGAGATTAACAGAAAGTGGCCCTGA
- a CDS encoding deoxyribodipyrimidine photo-lyase/cryptochrome family protein, which translates to MVLVWLTECLRRHDNPALHAAHGAAAWVAVEADPPLPPRAAAWRRRSLAELAAHLAKAGVPVLDAAHLDDGILRRLTAAGLREIHLDAGPGRREDALALRLGAAGLPVVRHGRGLLPLSAWLPPEEALPRSFSAFHRRFLARVVVPAPFDLPILRGPDPGLLARFASLRLIPPPADGGLPPGWRPGAAAAQRGLEAFLAREWPADPVAWERAGVEAGEPGGSSGLSPWLARGDLGARQVWAGLVQAAGDAVRRPLADALQRQLVWREYALALHSRHPELEWEPLSPAWRDFPRRTGASRLAAWREGRCGIPVVDAALRQLAATGWMHNRLRMMAGTWLVKQMGQAWTDGLAVFREWLVDWDAALNAMNWQWCAGCGVDAQPWFRLFNPELQARRADPEGALLRRWLPELADLPLDQARRAWLLPADRRAALGYPLADPDPATGRAEALGAWAVFRGRRA; encoded by the coding sequence ATGGTCCTGGTCTGGTTGACGGAATGCCTGCGCCGGCACGACAATCCAGCCCTCCACGCCGCCCATGGCGCGGCGGCCTGGGTGGCGGTGGAGGCGGATCCGCCCCTGCCGCCGCGCGCCGCCGCCTGGCGGCGGCGGTCCCTGGCCGAACTGGCCGCCCACCTGGCCAAGGCGGGCGTCCCTGTGTTGGACGCCGCGCATCTGGATGACGGGATCCTGCGCCGGCTGACCGCGGCCGGCCTGCGCGAGATCCACCTCGACGCCGGTCCCGGCCGGCGGGAAGATGCGCTGGCGCTGCGCCTGGGCGCGGCCGGACTGCCCGTGGTGCGCCATGGCCGCGGCCTGCTGCCCCTCTCCGCCTGGCTCCCGCCCGAGGAAGCGCTGCCCCGCTCCTTCAGCGCCTTCCACCGCCGCTTCCTGGCCCGGGTGGTGGTACCGGCGCCCTTCGACCTCCCCATCCTGCGCGGACCGGATCCCGGCCTCCTGGCCCGCTTCGCTTCCCTGCGCCTGATTCCGCCTCCCGCCGACGGGGGCCTGCCCCCCGGTTGGAGGCCCGGCGCGGCGGCTGCCCAGCGCGGCCTTGAGGCCTTCCTGGCGCGGGAATGGCCCGCCGACCCCGTCGCCTGGGAGCGCGCCGGCGTGGAGGCGGGGGAGCCCGGCGGCAGCAGCGGTCTCTCGCCCTGGCTGGCCCGGGGCGACCTGGGGGCACGGCAGGTCTGGGCGGGGCTGGTCCAGGCCGCCGGGGACGCCGTCCGTCGCCCCTTGGCCGATGCCCTGCAGCGGCAGTTGGTCTGGCGCGAGTACGCCCTGGCCCTGCACAGCCGCCACCCGGAGCTGGAGTGGGAGCCCCTCTCCCCCGCCTGGCGCGATTTCCCGCGCCGAACCGGGGCCTCGCGTCTGGCTGCTTGGCGGGAAGGCCGCTGCGGCATTCCCGTGGTGGACGCCGCGCTGCGTCAACTGGCCGCCACCGGCTGGATGCACAACCGCTTGCGCATGATGGCGGGCACCTGGCTGGTCAAGCAGATGGGACAAGCCTGGACCGACGGCCTGGCCGTCTTCCGCGAGTGGCTGGTGGATTGGGATGCCGCCCTCAACGCCATGAACTGGCAATGGTGCGCCGGCTGCGGCGTGGACGCCCAGCCCTGGTTCCGCCTCTTCAACCCGGAGCTGCAGGCCCGGCGCGCCGACCCTGAGGGCGCCCTGCTCCGCCGCTGGCTGCCGGAGCTGGCCGACCTGCCCCTCGATCAAGCGCGGCGGGCCTGGCTCCTGCCCGCCGACCGGCGGGCCGCCCTGGGCTATCCGCTGGCCGATCCTGATCCCGCCACCGGTCGCGCCGAGGCCCTGGGCGCCTGGGCTGTCTTCCGCGGGCGGAGAGCCTGA